The proteins below come from a single Nitrosospira sp. Is2 genomic window:
- the ettA gene encoding energy-dependent translational throttle protein EttA gives MAQYVLTMNRVGKVVPPRRTIIKDISISFFPGAKIGLLGLNGSGKSTVLKIMAGVDKDIEGEVTAMPNLKIGYLPQEPELDPGQTVRDAVQEGLGDVFSAQRRLDEVYAAYAEPDADFDALASEQSRLEAILATGGGDSGQQMEIAADALRLPEWDAAIKNLSGGEKRRVALCKLLLSKPDMLLLDEPTNHLDAESVEWLEQFLTRFAGTVVAVTHDRYFLDNAAEWILELDRGHGIPWKGNYSSWLEQKGDRLKQEESAESARQKSLKQELEWVRQNAKGRQAKSKARIARFEELNSQEYQKRNETQEIFIPVADRLGNEVIEFKGVSKAYGDRLLIDDLSFKIPAGGIVGIIGPNGAGKSTLFRMITGKERPDSGEVEIGSTVKIAHVDQSRDALEGGKTVFDTISEGRDILTVGKYETPARAYLGRFNFKGGDQQKMVENLSGGERGRLHLAKMLISGGNVLLLDEPSNDLDVETLRALEDALLAFAGCVLVISHDRWFLDRIATHILAFEGNSQVTFFDGNYQEYEADKRKRLGEEGAKPKRIRFKPISR, from the coding sequence ATGGCTCAGTATGTGCTCACCATGAATCGTGTCGGCAAGGTTGTTCCACCCCGACGAACGATTATCAAGGATATTTCCATTTCTTTCTTTCCCGGCGCCAAGATAGGATTGCTTGGCCTGAACGGTTCCGGCAAATCGACTGTGCTCAAAATCATGGCGGGGGTAGACAAGGATATCGAAGGCGAGGTGACGGCGATGCCCAACCTCAAAATCGGCTATCTCCCGCAGGAACCCGAGCTCGATCCCGGCCAGACCGTGCGCGACGCGGTGCAGGAAGGGCTGGGAGACGTGTTTAGCGCCCAGCGCCGGCTTGACGAAGTCTATGCGGCATATGCCGAACCGGACGCAGACTTCGATGCGCTCGCTTCGGAGCAGTCCCGATTGGAGGCGATTCTCGCCACGGGTGGCGGAGACTCCGGCCAGCAGATGGAAATTGCAGCTGATGCGCTGCGTCTGCCCGAATGGGACGCCGCGATCAAGAATCTTTCCGGCGGCGAGAAACGCCGCGTTGCGTTATGCAAGCTACTGCTCTCGAAACCGGACATGTTGTTGCTGGACGAGCCCACCAATCACCTCGACGCTGAATCGGTGGAATGGCTCGAGCAATTTCTCACGCGCTTTGCGGGGACCGTCGTGGCAGTCACGCACGACCGTTATTTTCTCGACAACGCGGCAGAGTGGATATTGGAACTTGATCGAGGCCATGGTATTCCCTGGAAGGGAAATTACAGCTCATGGCTCGAACAGAAGGGAGATCGTTTGAAACAGGAAGAATCCGCCGAGTCCGCCCGACAAAAATCGCTGAAACAGGAACTCGAGTGGGTACGCCAAAATGCCAAGGGACGCCAGGCGAAATCTAAAGCGCGTATTGCCCGGTTTGAGGAGCTCAACTCGCAGGAGTATCAGAAGCGTAATGAGACTCAGGAAATATTCATTCCCGTTGCGGACAGGCTCGGCAATGAAGTAATCGAGTTCAAGGGAGTTTCGAAAGCCTATGGCGATCGTCTTCTTATTGATGACTTGAGCTTCAAAATTCCGGCTGGAGGAATCGTCGGCATCATTGGCCCCAACGGTGCGGGTAAATCTACCCTGTTTCGCATGATCACCGGCAAGGAACGCCCGGACTCAGGCGAAGTTGAGATCGGTTCGACCGTCAAAATAGCGCATGTGGATCAGTCCCGCGATGCTTTGGAAGGAGGCAAAACCGTTTTCGATACCATCTCCGAGGGGCGCGACATACTCACGGTCGGCAAATACGAAACACCCGCCCGCGCATACCTGGGACGTTTCAACTTCAAGGGCGGAGATCAGCAGAAGATGGTGGAAAATCTTTCAGGCGGCGAGCGTGGACGCCTTCATCTGGCAAAAATGCTTATTTCCGGCGGAAACGTGCTGTTGCTGGATGAACCCTCCAATGACCTCGACGTTGAGACCTTGCGCGCCCTGGAAGATGCGTTACTGGCATTCGCCGGTTGCGTCCTCGTAATATCGCATGACCGGTGGTTCCTCGACCGCATCGCTACCCATATTCTGGCGTTTGAAGGTAACTCGCAGGTAACATTTTTCGACGGCAACTACCAGGAATATGAAGCCGACAAGCGCAAACGTCTGGGGGAGGAAGGCGCGAAACCAAAGCGGATCAGATTCAAGCCGATCAGCCGGTAA